In one window of Nicotiana tabacum cultivar K326 chromosome 12, ASM71507v2, whole genome shotgun sequence DNA:
- the LOC107807968 gene encoding protein DETOXIFICATION 40-like has product MGKSMKSEVEQPLLAAAHGGSSELEEVLSDSQLPYFRRLRYASWIEFQLLYRLAAPSVAVYMINNAMSMSTRIFSGQLGNLQLAAASLGNQGIQLFAYGLMLGMGSAVETLCGQAYGAHRYEMLGVYLQRATVVLSLTGIPLAVVYLFSKNILLALGESKLVASAAAVFVYGLIPQIFAYAVNFPIQKFLQSQSIVAPSAFISLGTLFVHILLSWVVVYKIGLGLLGASLVLSFSWWIIVVAQFIYILKSERCKATWAGFRWEAFSGLWQFVKLSAGSAVMLCLETWYFQILVLLSGLLKNPEIALASISVCLAVNGLMFMVAVGFNAAASVRVSNELGAAHPKSAAFSVFMVTFISFLIAVVEAIIVLSLRNVISYAFTEGEVVAKEVSSLCPYLAVTLILNGIQPVLSGVAVGCGWQAFVAYVNVGCYYGVGIPLGCLLGFKFDFGAKGIWTGMIGGTVMQTIILLWVTFSTDWNKEVESARKRLDKWENLKGPLNKE; this is encoded by the exons ATGGGAAAAAGCATGAAGTCTGAAGTTGAGCAGCCCTTGTTGGCTGCTGCTCATGGGGGTAGCTCCGAGCTAGAGGAGGTGCTCTCCGACTCCCAATTACCCTACTTTCGACGCCTTAGGTATGCCTCTTGGATCGAATTCCAGCTACTTTATCGACTTGCTGCCCCTTCAGTTGCCGTCTACATGATCAACAATGCCATGTCCATGTCTACTCGGATCTTTTCTGGCCAACTCGGGAACCTACAGCTTGCAGCAGCCTCTCTTGGCAATCAAGGCATCCAATTATTTGCTTATGGCCTTATG CTAGGAATGGGCAGTGCAGTGGAAACGCTTTGTGGCCAAGCATATGGAGCTCACAGATATGAAATGCTAGGAGTCTACCTGCAAAGAGCAACAGTAGTACTTTCCTTAACAGGCATTCCACTAGCTGTGGTTTATTTATTTTCCAAGAATATACTGCTCGCTCTTGGTGAATCAAAACTAGTGGCATCAGCAGCAGCAGTATTTGTTTATGGTTTGATTCCACAAATTTTTGCTTATGCGGTGAACTTCCCAATACAGAAGTTCTTGCAATCCCAGAGTATTGTTGCTCCCAGTGCCTTTATTTCCCTGGGGACTCTGTTTGTACACATATTGCTCAGTTGGGTTGTTGTATACAAAATTGGACTGGGATTGCTAGGGGCGTCGTTGGTGCTGAGCTTTTCTTGGTGGATAATTGTGGTGGCTCAgtttatatatatactaaaaaGTGAAAGGTGTAAAGCTACCTGGGCAGGTTTCCGATGGGAGGCCTTTAGTGGATTATGGCAATTTGTGAAGTTGTCTGCTGGTTCAGCTGTTATGTTGTGCTTGGAGACTTGGTATTTCCAGATTCTAGTGTTGCTCTCGGGATTACTCAAGAATCCTGAGATTGCCTTGGCTTCAATCTCTGTTTG cTTGGCAGTGAATGGACTGATGTTCATGGTTGCAGTGGGGTTCAATGCTGCTGCTAG TGTGAGAGTGAGCAATGAGCTAGGAGCAGCACACCCAAAGTCAGCAGCATTCTCAGTGTTCATGGTGACATTCATTTCATTTCTCATTGCTGTGGTGGAAGCCATAATTGTGCTCAGTTTGCGCAATGTTATCAGCTATGCATTCACCGAAGGTGAAGTTGTGGCCAAAGAAGTATCTAGTTTGTGTCCATATTTAGCTGTCACCCTCATTCTCAATGGCATTCAACCAGTCTTATCGG GTGTTGCTGTTGGCTGTGGATGGCAGGCGTTTGTTGCCTACGTGAATGTAGGGTGTTATTATGGTGTAGGAATTCCATTGGGATGTCTTCTCGGCttcaagtttgactttggtgCTAAG GGAATATGGACTGGGATGATTGGAGGGACTGTGATGCAAACCATCATTCTGCTTTGGGTCACATTCAGTACCGACTGGAATAAAGAG gtGGAGAGCGCCAGAAAACGTCTGGACAAATGGGAAAACCTAAAAGGACCTCTAAACAAGGAATGA